The Vampirovibrio chlorellavorus genome has a segment encoding these proteins:
- a CDS encoding alpha-amylase family glycosyl hydrolase translates to MQLPPIQMFRYGQPVSPWSGRPELSLRSQAQGANLPSLPALSPLPAPDVFVRRAAMGPTAAGPSYPANGLFTMGAIPPSIAPQPVWQNRLKRMFHNNQASIYALNIRTFGAKDKNLDGRISPISGENGTFLSAVQNLDQLVALGVNTIHLLPINPIGQARRFGAAGSLYAPSDYHSVNPEFDTPGNSTTALEEARQFVEECHKRNIHVMVDVPSCASEDLAQSRPDLILKDRHGNKLTPTNWVDIVMFKNDDALRQYYEGFFDLMANQLGVDGFRVDVARARTPDFWRYFTGKYADKAWLAESYCEEDQSPLKNLPRDIPETLLKSGFDSIYGQFHIFHAMPNAKEYMDYLLSNRAMFQRASQQGGNDKSFIGSFLTHDDPSLMEHGGAPMCLLASGLMTTQPWTNPYILDGFTTGYTGEFDIFNFVPQHKGTHPEIGLFLKHMLTLRNSPQYGPVLTQGAFIPIPVNSENPNNQVISFARQANGKTLLVVANKDVNARSRATLSIPGMNSFQPLNNLAPSYGRPSQFYPGVNQLEVDLGPGRFHIFEINTPFLSRSLPTY, encoded by the coding sequence ATGCAGCTACCCCCGATTCAAATGTTTCGCTATGGACAGCCGGTGTCTCCGTGGTCAGGTCGTCCTGAGCTGTCCCTGAGGAGTCAGGCACAGGGGGCCAACCTGCCGAGCCTTCCGGCCCTGTCCCCGCTGCCTGCCCCAGATGTGTTTGTGCGTCGGGCAGCCATGGGGCCCACGGCTGCTGGCCCAAGTTATCCCGCCAATGGCCTGTTTACCATGGGAGCCATTCCTCCAAGCATTGCCCCGCAGCCCGTTTGGCAGAATCGTCTCAAGCGCATGTTTCATAACAATCAGGCTTCCATCTACGCCCTGAACATTCGCACCTTTGGGGCCAAGGATAAAAATCTTGATGGCCGAATTTCTCCCATTTCCGGCGAGAATGGCACTTTTTTGTCGGCGGTGCAGAATCTGGACCAACTGGTGGCCTTGGGCGTCAACACCATTCACCTGCTGCCCATTAACCCCATTGGGCAGGCCCGCCGCTTTGGGGCCGCTGGCAGCTTGTACGCCCCCTCCGATTATCATTCCGTCAACCCCGAGTTTGACACCCCCGGTAACAGCACCACGGCTTTGGAAGAGGCCCGTCAGTTCGTAGAGGAGTGTCACAAGCGCAATATTCACGTGATGGTGGATGTGCCCAGTTGCGCTTCGGAGGACTTGGCCCAGTCCCGACCGGATCTGATTCTGAAGGATCGCCACGGTAACAAGCTGACCCCTACCAATTGGGTGGATATCGTCATGTTCAAGAACGACGATGCCCTGCGTCAGTATTACGAAGGCTTTTTTGATTTGATGGCCAACCAACTGGGCGTGGATGGCTTCCGGGTAGACGTGGCCCGTGCCCGCACGCCTGATTTTTGGCGTTACTTTACCGGTAAATACGCCGATAAGGCTTGGCTGGCTGAAAGTTACTGCGAAGAGGATCAGTCGCCTTTAAAAAACCTGCCCCGGGATATTCCCGAAACCCTGCTGAAATCCGGTTTTGATTCCATTTACGGACAGTTCCATATTTTCCACGCCATGCCCAACGCCAAGGAGTATATGGATTACTTGCTGTCCAACCGGGCCATGTTCCAGCGGGCCAGCCAGCAAGGCGGCAACGATAAATCGTTCATCGGCTCGTTTTTGACCCACGATGACCCCAGCCTGATGGAACACGGCGGCGCCCCCATGTGTCTGCTGGCCTCCGGCTTGATGACCACCCAGCCGTGGACCAATCCCTATATTCTGGACGGCTTTACCACGGGCTACACCGGGGAGTTCGATATTTTTAACTTTGTACCCCAGCACAAGGGAACCCACCCGGAAATCGGACTGTTTTTAAAGCACATGCTGACCCTGCGCAACAGCCCGCAATACGGTCCCGTGTTGACCCAGGGGGCTTTTATTCCCATTCCGGTCAACAGTGAGAATCCCAACAATCAGGTCATTTCCTTTGCCCGTCAGGCCAACGGAAAAACCTTGCTGGTGGTGGCCAACAAGGATGTCAACGCCCGCTCTCGGGCCACTCTGTCCATCCCGGGGATGAATTCCTTCCAGCCGTTGAACAACCTGGCTCCCAGCTACGGGCGTCCCAGTCAGTTTTATCCCGGCGTCAATCAGCTGGAAGTGGACTTGGGGCCGGGTCGCTTCCATATTTTTGAAATCAACACACCGTTTCTGTCCCGCTCATTGCCCACCTATTAA